One segment of Streptomyces sp. TG1A-8 DNA contains the following:
- a CDS encoding alpha/beta fold hydrolase has product MPASRNKKNLQVQRSDHTTIWYTVSGPAEGPTLVLIHGWACNRGDFDAVTDHLPANYRVLAIDLAEHGESRSTRDVWTMEEFARDVAAVLEAESVDTAVVAGHSLGGAVAVEVGRLLPDNVSHVVALDSLTYLSLFPAQSQEQTAAMVHMFREDFAAGVRGLVEGGSPAGFDSALKNSYFEKMVAVRQPAGLRSIEGLVHWDMDAALRETKQPITVFAVRAFATQEAIDRYGDRFDIVLVDLGSHHFPVEAPEGTAKLLASVTTE; this is encoded by the coding sequence ATGCCTGCAAGCAGGAACAAGAAGAACCTCCAGGTCCAGCGATCTGACCACACGACGATCTGGTACACGGTCAGCGGTCCGGCCGAAGGTCCGACCCTGGTCCTCATCCACGGCTGGGCCTGCAACCGCGGCGACTTCGACGCGGTGACCGACCATCTGCCCGCGAACTACCGCGTCCTCGCGATCGACCTCGCCGAGCATGGCGAGTCACGGTCGACGCGAGACGTCTGGACCATGGAAGAGTTCGCTCGTGACGTGGCGGCAGTGCTGGAAGCCGAGTCGGTGGACACAGCTGTCGTAGCCGGGCACTCCCTCGGCGGGGCGGTCGCCGTCGAAGTCGGCCGACTCCTCCCCGACAACGTCTCACATGTGGTCGCACTCGACTCGCTCACCTATCTGTCCCTCTTCCCGGCGCAGAGTCAAGAGCAGACCGCCGCGATGGTGCACATGTTCCGTGAGGACTTCGCTGCCGGAGTGCGAGGCCTCGTCGAAGGAGGCTCGCCGGCAGGCTTCGACTCAGCTCTCAAGAACTCGTACTTCGAGAAGATGGTCGCGGTGCGGCAGCCCGCTGGTCTGCGTTCCATCGAGGGCCTGGTCCACTGGGACATGGACGCAGCACTGCGCGAGACAAAGCAGCCGATCACCGTGTTCGCGGTACGTGCCTTCGCGACGCAGGAAGCGATCGATCGCTACGGGGACCGATTTGACATCGTCCTCGTCGACCTGGGCAGCCACCACTTCCCGGTGGAAGCACCTGAGGGCACGGCGAAGCTCCTGGCCAGCGTGACAACCGAGTAA
- a CDS encoding IS701 family transposase, which translates to MADGWSGVFGDFVARFAGRFGRVEPRRCMVSYLRGLLSEAERKNGWTLAEAAGDDGPQGMQRLLNYYLWDADALRDDVRDAVVEHIAGPDRGILILDETGFLKKGIKSAGVARQYSGTAGRIENSQIGVFLAYGSDRGRALIDRELYLPKGWIPDRERCRAAGIGDDVEFATQPDLGLRMLQRAVESGIPFGWVTADEVYGQRSRIRMWLEEHDIPHVLAVPKSQMVMTMEFFGQARAHQLVSELPGDAWARLSCGDGAHGPREYDWAAAPIRPWRREGWDHWVLARRSLTDPTDLAYHICFCPAGTLLEELARIAGSRWMVEECFQTAKNETGLDHYQVRGYTAWYRHITLSMAALAFLAILRAEAKKGTRTPAVINPSYP; encoded by the coding sequence ATAGCTGACGGTTGGTCAGGTGTGTTCGGTGACTTCGTGGCGCGGTTCGCGGGACGCTTCGGGCGGGTGGAGCCGAGACGGTGCATGGTGTCCTATCTGCGGGGACTGCTCAGCGAGGCGGAACGGAAGAACGGCTGGACCCTGGCCGAAGCCGCCGGCGATGACGGTCCTCAGGGGATGCAGCGGCTGCTGAACTACTACCTGTGGGATGCCGATGCTCTGCGGGACGACGTCCGCGACGCGGTCGTGGAGCACATCGCAGGTCCCGACCGGGGAATTTTGATCCTCGATGAGACGGGCTTTTTGAAGAAGGGCATCAAGTCGGCGGGGGTGGCCCGGCAGTACTCGGGGACGGCCGGCCGGATCGAGAATTCCCAGATCGGAGTTTTCCTGGCTTACGGATCCGACCGGGGGCGGGCCCTGATCGACCGCGAGCTGTATCTCCCGAAGGGCTGGATACCGGACCGCGAGCGGTGCCGGGCCGCAGGCATCGGTGACGATGTCGAGTTCGCCACCCAGCCGGACCTGGGCCTGCGGATGCTCCAGCGTGCTGTGGAGTCGGGGATCCCTTTCGGGTGGGTGACCGCCGACGAGGTCTACGGCCAGAGGAGCCGGATCCGGATGTGGCTGGAAGAACATGACATCCCCCATGTTCTGGCCGTCCCGAAATCCCAGATGGTCATGACCATGGAATTCTTCGGCCAGGCCCGCGCACACCAGCTGGTCAGCGAACTCCCCGGCGACGCTTGGGCGCGTCTGAGCTGCGGTGACGGTGCTCACGGGCCGCGCGAGTACGACTGGGCGGCGGCCCCGATCCGGCCCTGGCGGCGGGAAGGCTGGGACCACTGGGTACTGGCACGGCGCAGCCTCACCGATCCCACGGACCTCGCCTACCACATCTGCTTCTGCCCGGCCGGGACCCTGTTGGAGGAACTCGCGCGGATCGCAGGGTCCCGGTGGATGGTCGAGGAATGCTTCCAGACCGCGAAGAACGAAACCGGACTCGATCACTATCAAGTCCGCGGCTACACCGCCTGGTACCGGCACATAACCTTGTCCATGGCCGCCCTCGCCTTCCTCGCCATCCTGCGGGCAGAGGCAAAAAAGGGGACCCGGACACCGGCAGTGATCAACCCCTCATACCCCTGA
- a CDS encoding peptidase inhibitor family I36 protein encodes MITDVLSPEEEAAVHAAADPDLKVDMYYNGEKIDPAGDWGGAQICAEVDEDGTMECFDDNTEANSRLASVAPTKEARQGAAAALKGQARQATDSASVLAYDDCRTGWVCLWQDSNYKGRRLQWPTYDTSKTRHLDIYSPSFRDKASSAAVMRSQRGVTLYDFRSGLPDPRLILASGYTLWSNFSNYDYTYGGSWNDKADAILF; translated from the coding sequence GTGATCACGGATGTCCTCTCACCTGAGGAGGAGGCCGCAGTGCATGCCGCGGCCGATCCGGATCTCAAGGTGGACATGTACTACAACGGCGAGAAGATCGATCCGGCCGGCGACTGGGGGGGCGCCCAGATCTGCGCCGAGGTCGACGAGGACGGCACCATGGAGTGCTTCGACGACAACACCGAGGCCAACAGCCGTCTGGCCAGCGTCGCCCCCACCAAGGAGGCTCGACAGGGAGCAGCCGCTGCCCTCAAGGGGCAGGCGAGACAGGCCACGGACAGTGCCTCCGTGCTCGCCTATGACGACTGCCGCACTGGGTGGGTCTGTCTGTGGCAAGACTCCAACTACAAGGGACGCCGCCTGCAGTGGCCCACCTACGACACATCCAAGACCCGCCACCTCGACATATACTCGCCCTCCTTCCGGGACAAGGCGTCCAGCGCGGCCGTCATGCGCTCCCAGCGCGGTGTCACCCTGTACGACTTCCGCTCCGGTCTGCCGGACCCGCGCCTGATCCTCGCTTCCGGCTACACCCTGTGGTCCAACTTCAGTAACTACGACTACACCTACGGCGGCAGCTGGAACGACAAAGCCGACGCCATCCTGTTCTGA
- a CDS encoding HNH endonuclease family protein gives MAIQGSMAGYSRAKFPHWAAQGESCDTREMILQRDGTGVQRDAECRAVSGKWVSVYENKTFTVTADLDIDHTVPLANAWRSGADAWKQDEREAFANDLTHPQLLAVSAATSRSKGDQGPDEWQPPNRSYWCTYGRSWVAVKAAYKLTVTQDEKAMLTKMIDTCTL, from the coding sequence GTGGCAATTCAGGGGTCGATGGCGGGCTACAGCCGCGCAAAATTCCCTCACTGGGCCGCCCAAGGGGAAAGCTGCGACACTCGCGAAATGATCCTTCAGCGCGACGGCACCGGTGTACAGCGCGACGCCGAGTGCAGGGCCGTGTCCGGGAAGTGGGTGAGCGTCTACGAGAACAAGACCTTCACCGTTACTGCCGACCTCGACATCGACCACACTGTGCCCCTAGCCAACGCCTGGCGCTCTGGCGCCGACGCCTGGAAACAGGACGAGCGCGAAGCATTCGCCAATGACCTCACCCATCCGCAACTGCTGGCCGTATCCGCCGCCACGAGCCGCTCGAAGGGCGACCAAGGCCCGGACGAGTGGCAGCCACCGAATCGCTCCTACTGGTGTACCTACGGCCGCTCCTGGGTCGCCGTCAAGGCCGCGTACAAACTGACCGTCACCCAGGATGAGAAAGCCATGCTCACTAAGATGATCGACACCTGCACGCTATGA
- a CDS encoding IS1380 family transposase: MREPISSYPRVRVQEDGRQVVSQAGAVLLLETVRKTGLDQAISAALAPWRKPRAVHDPGKILLDVALAVALGGDCLADVVLLRCEPAVFGPVAPDPTVSRLIDTLAASGDKALQAIRSARSEVRHCAWSLAGENAPDADGQVTVDLDGVFVIAHSDKENAAPTWKKTYGHHPLTAFVDHGPGGTGEPVAALLRPGSAGSSTAADHTTTARLALAQLPKRYRRGRQTLIRTDSAGGTHDFVSWLAKRGRWLSYSVGMTVTEAIHEHVLKVPGSAWTPAVEADAEARDGAWVAELTGRLLHGWPKSMRLIVRKERPHPGAQLRITDADGMRITCFATDTTGRPIAELELRHRLRARAEDRIRTARATGLRNLPLHNTAQNRVWMEIVQIALDLLAWMPMLALTGRARLWEPRRLRFRLFSAAGQLVTTGWRRILRLARHWPWTGEITAALERLALLPDPG, translated from the coding sequence GTGAGAGAGCCTATCTCGTCGTACCCGCGTGTCCGTGTCCAGGAAGACGGTCGGCAGGTGGTCTCACAGGCCGGTGCGGTCCTGCTGCTGGAGACGGTCCGCAAAACGGGCCTTGACCAGGCGATATCTGCAGCTCTGGCTCCGTGGCGCAAGCCGCGGGCCGTCCACGATCCCGGCAAGATCCTCTTGGACGTCGCCCTGGCGGTCGCACTGGGCGGAGACTGCCTCGCGGACGTCGTCCTGCTGCGGTGTGAGCCGGCCGTCTTCGGCCCGGTCGCCCCCGACCCGACCGTCTCCCGCCTGATCGACACCCTCGCCGCCTCCGGCGACAAAGCCCTGCAGGCCATCCGGTCCGCACGCTCCGAAGTCCGCCATTGTGCCTGGTCATTGGCCGGCGAGAACGCCCCGGACGCCGATGGCCAGGTCACCGTCGACCTCGATGGCGTCTTCGTGATCGCGCACTCCGACAAGGAGAACGCGGCCCCGACCTGGAAGAAGACCTACGGCCATCACCCGCTGACGGCCTTCGTCGACCACGGACCGGGCGGAACCGGAGAGCCCGTCGCAGCCCTCCTCAGACCGGGAAGCGCGGGCTCCAGCACCGCAGCCGACCACACCACCACCGCCCGACTCGCCCTGGCCCAACTGCCCAAGCGCTACCGACGAGGACGGCAGACGCTGATCCGCACGGACTCCGCCGGCGGCACCCACGACTTCGTGTCCTGGCTCGCGAAGCGGGGCCGATGGCTGTCTTACTCGGTCGGCATGACGGTCACCGAAGCGATCCACGAACACGTGCTGAAGGTCCCCGGCTCGGCCTGGACCCCGGCCGTCGAGGCCGACGCTGAGGCCCGGGACGGGGCCTGGGTCGCCGAGCTCACCGGCAGGCTCCTTCACGGCTGGCCCAAGAGCATGCGGCTCATCGTCCGCAAAGAACGGCCCCATCCCGGCGCCCAGTTGAGGATCACGGACGCAGACGGCATGCGGATCACGTGTTTCGCGACCGACACCACCGGCCGACCGATCGCCGAGCTCGAACTGCGCCACCGGCTCCGGGCACGGGCCGAGGACCGGATCCGGACCGCCCGTGCCACCGGCCTGCGCAACCTGCCTCTGCACAACACCGCCCAGAACCGGGTCTGGATGGAGATCGTCCAGATCGCGCTCGACCTGCTGGCCTGGATGCCCATGCTCGCCCTGACCGGCCGGGCCAGGCTCTGGGAACCGCGTCGCTTGCGGTTCCGCCTGTTCTCCGCAGCCGGCCAGCTCGTCACCACCGGCTGGCGCAGGATTCTCCGCCTCGCCCGGCACTGGCCCTGGACCGGCGAGATCACCGCCGCCCTCGAACGGCTCGCGCTCCTGCCCGACCCCGGCTGA
- a CDS encoding ISAs1 family transposase encodes MCRQSATVCLTKSPSPRQRELPDVAERLATLLDLRDRRGRRHSLVSVLLTAACAVLAGARSYLAIGQWARNAPQDCLARLGIPSRGPLGIRRAPATSTIRRVLTLVCPGGLADLLGSAPVGAEQVAVDGKTARGSRTDTDDAVHLLSALTGSGRVVSQLPVPDKTTEVTALPALLAPFDLIGCTVTADALHTSREQARYLVQEKKAHFVLVVKRNQPRLHTALRALPWKECTAVRHDREQGHGRHETRSVRALTVTGLGLDFPHVAQAVKIHRYRTDVKSGKTTRQTVYAITDMTSRQASPQHLGQLARAHWGIESVHHVRDTTFAEDASKVRTGHGPANMATLRNLAVNTLRDAGHRSIAAGLRQVSYAPFTHPLDLLGLA; translated from the coding sequence ATGTGCCGCCAGTCTGCCACTGTCTGCCTGACCAAGTCGCCCTCGCCGCGCCAGCGTGAACTGCCCGACGTCGCCGAGCGGTTGGCGACACTGCTCGACCTGCGCGACCGCCGTGGCCGTCGGCACTCGCTGGTGTCGGTCCTGCTCACCGCGGCCTGCGCGGTGCTGGCCGGGGCCCGCTCCTACCTGGCCATCGGCCAGTGGGCGCGCAATGCCCCGCAGGACTGTCTCGCCCGTCTCGGCATCCCGTCCCGGGGCCCGCTCGGCATCCGGCGCGCGCCTGCCACATCCACGATCCGCCGTGTGCTCACCCTGGTGTGCCCCGGCGGGCTGGCCGATCTGCTCGGCTCCGCCCCGGTGGGCGCCGAGCAGGTGGCCGTGGACGGCAAGACCGCCCGCGGCTCGCGCACCGACACCGACGACGCCGTTCACCTGCTGTCTGCCCTGACCGGCTCCGGACGCGTGGTCTCCCAGCTCCCGGTGCCGGACAAGACCACCGAGGTCACCGCCCTGCCCGCGCTGCTGGCGCCCTTCGACCTGATCGGCTGCACGGTCACCGCCGACGCGCTGCACACCAGCCGCGAACAGGCCCGCTACCTGGTACAGGAGAAGAAGGCCCATTTCGTGCTCGTGGTCAAGCGCAACCAGCCGCGCCTGCACACCGCGCTGCGCGCCCTGCCGTGGAAGGAATGCACCGCGGTGCGCCACGACCGCGAGCAGGGACACGGCCGGCACGAGACCCGCTCGGTGCGTGCGCTGACCGTCACCGGCCTCGGCCTGGACTTCCCGCACGTCGCGCAGGCCGTGAAGATCCACCGTTACCGCACCGACGTCAAGAGCGGGAAGACCACCCGGCAGACGGTCTATGCGATCACCGACATGACCTCCCGTCAGGCATCCCCGCAGCATCTCGGGCAACTCGCCCGCGCACACTGGGGCATCGAGTCCGTGCACCACGTCAGAGATACAACCTTCGCCGAGGACGCATCCAAGGTCCGCACCGGGCACGGCCCGGCGAACATGGCCACACTGCGGAACCTCGCGGTCAACACGCTCCGCGACGCCGGTCACCGCAGCATCGCCGCCGGGCTACGGCAGGTTTCCTACGCGCCCTTCACTCACCCGCTCGACCTGCTCGGACTCGCTTGA
- a CDS encoding transposase, with protein sequence MPKPYPKEFREDIVRVARNREPGVTLEQIAADFGVHPITLSKWLRRADTDEGARPAAASGESAQLREARKRIRLLEQENEVLRRAAAYLSQANLPAK encoded by the coding sequence GTGCCCAAGCCGTATCCGAAGGAGTTCCGCGAGGACATCGTGCGGGTCGCGCGTAACCGCGAGCCCGGCGTCACGCTGGAACAGATCGCCGCCGACTTCGGCGTCCACCCGATCACTCTGTCGAAGTGGCTGCGCCGTGCCGACACCGACGAGGGCGCCAGGCCGGCAGCGGCGTCGGGTGAGTCGGCCCAGCTGCGCGAGGCCCGCAAGCGCATCCGGCTGCTGGAGCAGGAGAACGAGGTCCTCAGAAGGGCAGCGGCGTATCTATCGCAGGCGAACCTGCCGGCAAAATGA